A DNA window from Vigna unguiculata cultivar IT97K-499-35 chromosome 10, ASM411807v1, whole genome shotgun sequence contains the following coding sequences:
- the LOC114167371 gene encoding endoglucanase 17-like, with the protein MIEKLERTTQLFQFADKYKGSYNNALKPFVFPFYYSYSGYKDELLWGAAWLHKATKNPMYLNYIKVNGQILGAAEFDNTFGWDNKHAGARILVSKGTVPP; encoded by the exons ATGATAGAAAAATTAGAGCGAACAACACAGTTATTCCAGTTTGCTGATAAGTACAAGGGGTCCTACAACAATGCCTTGAAACCCTTTGTGTTCCCCTTTTACTACTCTTACTCTGGTTATAAG GATGAGCTGTTGTGGGGTGCTGCCTGGCTGCACAAGGCTACCAAGAATCCAATGTACCTAAACTACATTAAAGTTAATGGCCAAATCCTTGGAGCTGCAGAGTTTGACAACACCTTTGGGTGGGATAACAAGCATGCTGGAGCAAGAATACTTGTTTCCAAG GGTACAGTCCCTCCATGA